The Sphingobacterium bambusae genome includes a window with the following:
- a CDS encoding tetratricopeptide repeat protein — MLGNDLLNLGYWSVALGEFQDALRTDKFSKKASWGIFKCQIGMDIKDRRYPVEVLQKKIDLISAHGKRDAHAAYFSGMLSREGDDYNKTIGHFKLAIEYDSSFSDAYYRLGMIYETVDALDTREASGYYKKAYQLSPLNLTYINNYAYIKHQIGEYNEAIELYDKQIRLDKDDLLPYLTKSHAHLKLLDIKASVELINKLIYKLENQPTLLESELNSMQWFFESFEGKKILIHKSYQKLTYIYLSAYYKNLAKDGKFDTHRKYLDKVSLFIEPHFYDLQYLPQLISFELAHYVDPSLMSKNRKARIKKEIKNLFNPLRGICGKSCIFETKTLIKCTSQRMQEVAE, encoded by the coding sequence ATGTTGGGGAATGATTTACTGAATTTGGGTTATTGGTCGGTTGCATTAGGTGAATTTCAGGATGCATTGCGTACTGATAAATTTAGTAAAAAAGCTTCTTGGGGGATATTTAAATGTCAGATTGGTATGGATATTAAAGATCGTAGATATCCCGTAGAAGTGTTACAAAAAAAGATCGATTTGATATCCGCACACGGAAAAAGGGATGCTCATGCGGCATATTTCAGTGGCATGTTATCTCGCGAAGGGGATGATTACAATAAAACAATCGGCCATTTCAAATTAGCAATTGAATACGATAGTTCCTTTTCAGATGCTTACTATCGACTAGGTATGATTTACGAAACAGTTGATGCCCTTGATACTAGAGAAGCGTCAGGCTATTATAAAAAGGCTTATCAACTTTCTCCATTAAATCTGACCTATATAAATAACTATGCTTACATCAAGCATCAAATCGGTGAATATAACGAAGCTATTGAGCTTTATGACAAGCAAATCAGATTGGATAAAGATGATTTGCTTCCCTATTTAACCAAATCCCACGCGCACCTTAAATTACTTGACATCAAGGCTTCCGTTGAATTGATAAATAAGCTGATCTATAAATTAGAGAACCAGCCTACTTTGTTGGAATCCGAACTTAATAGTATGCAATGGTTTTTTGAAAGTTTTGAGGGTAAAAAAATTCTTATTCATAAAAGTTACCAAAAACTTACCTACATCTATTTGTCTGCATATTATAAGAACCTAGCCAAAGATGGCAAATTTGACACGCACAGGAAATACTTAGATAAAGTCTCGCTATTTATCGAACCTCATTTCTATGATCTACAATATTTACCTCAATTGATAAGTTTTGAATTGGCTCACTATGTTGATCCTTCCTTGATGTCAAAAAATAGAAAAGCAAGAATAAAAAAGGAGATCAAAAATCTCTTTAATCCTTTACGGGGAATCTGTGGAAAGAGCTGCATCTTCGAAACCAAAACATTAATAAAATGCACTTCACAGAGAATGCAAGAGGTTGCGGAATAA